In the genome of Halosolutus amylolyticus, the window GCTCTGAGGTTAAACTGAAACCGATATGCCATGGACGGGAACCCTATAACTACATCCCGGACGAGTGGATTAACAAGGGTGAGTACCAGCTAATATTGCTTGCCCCTCTGTTCGTCATCAACCTATTTGCAGCATCGCTGGTTATCATGGATATTTCTCCGACAGCCGCTACGCTTGGAAAAGCCTTCTTGGTGGTGAATACAGCGACATCAGGCGATGACATCCAGATGTTCCTTAGAGGGATAACGTATGATATGTCCACAATATATCAGCATAGGATTGAGAAACACTCACTAGTCGTTTACAGATCCGTTACAACGGACAAGTAGATAGGCAACCAGACTCACAATTCCATCGTCTATAAGGGCCAATACCATACTGTTGTGAATGTAGTGTGATTGGTAGTAGAGGAGCAGTCTCTATGCGGATTTTGACGCTGGTTAGTTTGCGGTATCTCTGCAACCCAGAGGATTGGCCTATGTCGAACACGCTTGCTGTGCTGAATAGATTCTCTGTATCTTGCACGCGATTTCTATTAACGGCTGAAGGTTTCAACAGAGTGAATCAGGTTAGTATAAGCCCGAATCCGGTCTGCGAACCCAGGTCGGAATCAGGTTGTAAAAACCGGCGACTATACACTGTATCCTGTTTCCAAGCCAAGGGAGAGAAGAGGGTTGGTGTTTAGATGTGGACGTCCAGCTTCTTGATACAGTCTAAGTATTCTTCTCGTGCTTGTGTCCGGTCAAC includes:
- a CDS encoding metalloprotease family protein, with product MGGPPEAPKGNTEPEALPQNHLSRVVWMLSLIVASLLVYTPGIRQSMLASPVSTMSGFTTFATSNRFLYIGAIIAVVPVAFINLVIHEEVHKVASRMAGYRSEVKLKPICHGREPYNYIPDEWINKGEYQLILLAPLFVINLFAASLVIMDISPTAATLGKAFLVVNTATSGDDIQMFLRGITYDMSTIYQHRIEKHSLVVYRSVTTDK